A stretch of Vairimorpha necatrix chromosome 2, complete sequence DNA encodes these proteins:
- a CDS encoding phosphodiesterase codes for MDNHKIIQISYDILSKECMVSQTNLHNFLEAAISEYYDIPYHNATHGFNALYNGNILLKLINKPNNERQVKFIFLVCCLLHDIGHPGVICCGNEKIDLENHHAELIKKLLSKFLPEYVTEVNINGLLDTFKYKYLGHKSKNNIEHNSIDLTMLIKIADIGASSKKFDDFMCGSKQLEEEMFGKNTEDTSKRLEKDECF; via the exons TTGGATAATCATAAGATAATACAAATATCTTATGATATCCTAAGTAAGGAATGTATGGTGTCGCAAACAAATCTGCACAATTTCTTGGAAGCGGCCATAAGTGAATATTATGATATTCCTTATCATAATGCTACCCATGGGTTCAATGCATTATATAATGGGAATATCTTATTGaaacttataaataaaCCAAATAATGAACGACAGGTCaagtttattttcttagtCTGTTGCTTATTGCACGATATAGGCCATCCGGGTGTTATTTGTTGTGGAAAcgaaaaaattgatttagAGAATCATCATGCAGAACTCATAAAAAAGCTGTTATCGAAATTTTTGCCAGAGTACGTGACAGAAGTTAATATAAA TGGGCTGTTAGATACatttaaatacaaatatttaggccacaaatctaaaaataacatagaACACAATTCAATCGATTTAACAATGCTAATTAAAATTGCAGATATTGGAGCATCGTCCAAAAAATTCGATGATTTCATGTGTGGAAGTAAACAGCTTGAGGAAGAAATGTTTGGTAAAAATACTGAAGATACCAGTAAAAGACTTGAAAAAGATGAATgcttttga
- a CDS encoding phosphodiesterase — protein MTIENTKENKKQLKELFLCYYPSLDNHKIMQLSYDILSKECKVSQTNLHNFLEAAISKYNDIPYHNATHGFNALYNGNILLKLINKPNNERQVKFIFLVCCLLHDIGHPGVICYGHEKIDLENHHAELIKKLLSKFLPEYVTEVNIKLITELILSTNLNLHSELLNTFKYKYLGHKSKNNIEHNSIDLTMLIKIADIGASYKKFDDFMCGSKKLEEEMFGKNTEDTSKRLEKDKSFLINYSLPLAEVFSTVFTDFKFLHEQAIENLRKIKKYNKKYYLKK, from the coding sequence ATGACGATAGAGAATACCAAAGAAAACAAGAAACAGCTTAAAGAGCtgtttttatgttattaCCCCAGCTTGGATAATCATAAGATAATGCAGTTATCTTATGATATCCTAAGTAAGGAATGTAAGGTGTCGCAAACAAATCTGCACAATTTCTTGGAAGCGGCCATAAGTAAATATAATGATATTCCTTATCATAATGCTACCCATGGGTTCAATGCATTATATAATGGGAATATCTTATTGAAACTGATAAATAAACCAAATAATGAACGACAGGTCaagtttattttcttagtCTGTTGCTTATTGCACGATATAGGCCATCCGGGTGTTATTTGTTATGGACAcgaaaaaattgatttagAGAATCATCATGCAGAACTCATAAAAAAGCTGTTATCGAAATTTTTGCCAGAGTACGTGACAGAAGTTAATATAAAGTTAATTACGGAGTTGATTTTATCTACGAATTTGAATTTGCATAGTGAGCTgttaaatacatttaaatacaaatatttaggccacaaatctaaaaataacatagaACACAATTCAATCGATTTAACAATGCTAATTAAAATTGCAGATATTGGAGCATCGTACAAAAAATTCGATGATTTCATGTGTGGAAGTAAAAAGCTTGAGGAAGAAATGTTTGGTAAAAATACTGAAGATACCAGTAAAAGACTTGAAAAGGATAAATcctttttgataaattattcCTTGCCACTAGCAGAAGTGTTTTCTACGGTTTTTAcagattttaaatttttacatgaACAAGCCATTGAAAAtctaagaaaaataaaaaaatacaataaaaaatattatttaaaaaaataa